A stretch of Mesorhizobium sp. M2A.F.Ca.ET.046.03.2.1 DNA encodes these proteins:
- a CDS encoding carbohydrate ABC transporter permease — MSAVTSPARQASSGLSSKAINRIVIYGLLALFAIFYLMPLFVMLVTSFKTMDEIQNGNMLSLPHAPTFAPWIKAWSEVCSGLTCVGMKGYFWNSIKMVVPAVLISTLLGALNGYVLTKWRFRGHTLVFAMMLFACFIPFQSVLLPMATILGSLGRFGVTLQNATGFNFGLGNSTVNLVFVHVVYGLGFTTLFFRNYYEAFPTELIKAAQVDGASFFQIFRRIMLPNSLPIIVVTVIYQFTNIWNDFLFASAYAGSGDVMPMTVALNNVVNTSTGVVEYNVNMAAAMIAALPTLIVYVVAGRYFVRGLMAGAVKG, encoded by the coding sequence ATGAGCGCCGTCACTTCACCCGCCCGCCAGGCTTCGAGCGGCCTGAGCAGCAAGGCGATCAATCGCATCGTCATCTACGGCCTGCTGGCCCTGTTCGCGATCTTCTACCTGATGCCGCTCTTCGTCATGCTGGTGACCTCGTTCAAGACCATGGACGAGATCCAGAACGGCAACATGCTATCGCTGCCGCATGCGCCGACTTTCGCACCATGGATAAAGGCGTGGAGTGAAGTTTGCTCGGGTCTGACCTGCGTCGGCATGAAAGGCTATTTCTGGAACTCCATCAAGATGGTCGTGCCGGCAGTGCTGATCTCGACGCTGCTTGGCGCGCTGAATGGCTATGTGTTGACCAAATGGCGCTTCCGCGGCCACACGCTGGTCTTCGCAATGATGCTGTTTGCTTGTTTCATCCCGTTCCAGTCGGTGCTATTGCCGATGGCGACGATCCTCGGCAGCCTCGGACGCTTCGGCGTCACGCTGCAGAACGCGACAGGGTTCAATTTCGGCCTCGGCAATTCGACGGTGAACCTGGTCTTCGTCCACGTCGTCTATGGACTGGGCTTCACCACGCTCTTCTTCCGCAACTATTACGAGGCCTTCCCGACCGAGTTGATCAAGGCGGCGCAGGTCGACGGCGCCTCCTTCTTCCAGATCTTCCGGCGCATCATGCTGCCCAATTCGCTGCCGATCATCGTTGTGACGGTGATCTACCAGTTCACCAACATCTGGAATGACTTCCTGTTCGCTTCCGCCTATGCCGGCTCCGGCGACGTGATGCCGATGACTGTGGCGTTGAACAATGTCGTCAACACCTCGACCGGCGTCGTCGAATACAATGTCAACATGGCGGCGGCGATGATCGCCGCGCTCCCCACCCTGATCGTCTATGTCGTCGCCGGCCGCTATTTCGTGCGCGGGCTGATGGCCGGCGCGGTCAAGGGCTGA
- a CDS encoding sugar ABC transporter permease, which yields MSTVAETQIKLTPEHDARPGASVRSRLQDLLPKIVLAPSFAATIVFVYGFILWTIYLSFTNSKTFPSYAITGPRAYQRLWRWTFESDPPSSWYTSITNMGIFGFLYILICLALGLFLAILLDQKIRGEGMLRPIYLYPMALSFIVTGVAWKWFLDPGLGLEQTLHQWGWTSFHFDWIKNKDFVIYTVVIAGVWQASGFIMAMFLAGLRGIDGEIMKAAQIDGASTFQLYRRIVIPLLRPVFLSAFIVLAHLAIKSYDLVVALTSGGPGGSAWLPSNFMYEFTFKRNEMAVGSASAVIMLMTITAIIVPYLYSELREKSR from the coding sequence ATGAGCACAGTTGCCGAAACCCAGATCAAGCTGACACCGGAGCACGACGCCCGTCCCGGCGCGTCGGTACGGTCGCGGCTGCAGGATTTGTTGCCGAAGATCGTTCTGGCGCCGAGCTTCGCGGCGACGATCGTCTTCGTCTACGGCTTCATCCTGTGGACGATCTATCTGTCCTTCACCAATTCCAAGACTTTCCCGTCCTACGCCATCACCGGTCCCCGCGCCTATCAGCGGCTGTGGCGCTGGACCTTCGAGAGCGATCCGCCGTCGAGCTGGTACACCTCGATCACCAATATGGGCATTTTCGGCTTCCTCTATATCCTGATCTGCCTGGCGCTCGGCCTGTTCCTGGCCATCCTTCTCGACCAGAAGATCCGCGGCGAAGGCATGCTGCGGCCGATCTATCTCTACCCCATGGCGCTCTCCTTCATCGTCACCGGCGTCGCCTGGAAATGGTTCCTCGATCCCGGCCTCGGGCTGGAGCAGACGCTGCACCAATGGGGCTGGACGAGCTTCCATTTCGACTGGATCAAGAACAAGGATTTCGTCATCTACACGGTCGTCATCGCCGGCGTCTGGCAGGCTTCCGGCTTCATCATGGCGATGTTCCTGGCTGGCCTGCGCGGCATCGACGGCGAGATCATGAAGGCGGCGCAGATCGACGGCGCATCCACCTTCCAGCTTTACCGCCGCATCGTCATTCCGCTGCTGCGGCCGGTGTTCCTGTCGGCCTTCATCGTGCTCGCGCATCTGGCCATCAAGTCCTATGACTTGGTCGTCGCGCTGACCAGCGGCGGCCCCGGCGGCTCGGCCTGGCTGCCGTCCAATTTCATGTATGAGTTCACCTTCAAGCGCAACGAGATGGCGGTCGGGTCGGCCAGCGCCGTGATCATGCTGATGACCATCACGGCCATCATTGTTCCGTATCTCTATTCCGAGCTCAGGGAGAAGTCGCGATGA
- a CDS encoding ABC transporter substrate-binding protein, translated as MLRKLFIGTALATSFAFSAHAADVKEVQMLHWWTSGGEAAALNVLKQDLAKEGFAWKDVPVAGGGGDAAMTALKAMVAAGNYPTASQMLGYTVLDYAAAGVMGDLTETAKKEGWDKSVPAALQKFSVYDGKWVAAPVNVHSVNWLWINKAVMDKIGGTEPKTFDDFVALLDKAKAAGVIPLALGGQNWQEATMFDSVVLSTGGPEFYKKAMNDLDEDSLKSDTMKKSFDNLAKLVKYVDPNFSGRDWNLATAMVIKGDALVQVMGDWAKGEFHAANKTPDTDFLCYRFPGTDGSVIYNSDMFGMFNVPEDRKAAQVALATATLSKSFQSAFNVVKGSVPARTDVPDTDFDACGKKGIADLKKANEGGTLFGSLAQGYGAPPAVANAYKDVVSKFVHGQIKSSDEAVTELVKAIDDAK; from the coding sequence ATGTTGCGCAAACTGTTTATCGGAACGGCTCTTGCGACGAGCTTTGCGTTCTCGGCGCATGCCGCGGACGTCAAGGAAGTGCAGATGCTGCATTGGTGGACCTCGGGCGGCGAAGCGGCAGCTCTGAACGTGCTGAAGCAGGATCTGGCCAAGGAAGGCTTTGCCTGGAAGGACGTGCCGGTGGCCGGCGGCGGCGGCGACGCCGCCATGACCGCGCTGAAGGCGATGGTCGCGGCCGGCAACTACCCGACCGCCTCGCAGATGCTGGGCTACACCGTGCTCGACTATGCCGCCGCCGGCGTCATGGGCGACCTGACCGAGACCGCCAAGAAGGAAGGCTGGGACAAGTCGGTTCCGGCCGCCCTGCAGAAATTCTCGGTCTATGACGGCAAGTGGGTGGCCGCACCGGTCAACGTCCACTCCGTCAACTGGCTGTGGATCAACAAGGCGGTGATGGACAAGATCGGCGGCACCGAGCCGAAGACCTTCGACGACTTCGTGGCGTTGCTCGACAAGGCCAAGGCTGCGGGCGTCATCCCGCTCGCCCTGGGCGGCCAGAACTGGCAGGAGGCCACCATGTTCGACTCCGTCGTGCTGTCGACCGGCGGGCCGGAGTTCTACAAGAAGGCGATGAACGACCTCGATGAGGACTCGCTCAAGTCCGACACGATGAAGAAGTCGTTCGACAACCTCGCCAAGCTCGTCAAATATGTGGACCCGAACTTCTCGGGCCGCGACTGGAACCTCGCCACCGCCATGGTCATCAAGGGCGACGCGCTGGTTCAGGTCATGGGCGACTGGGCCAAGGGCGAGTTCCACGCCGCCAACAAGACCCCTGACACCGACTTCCTCTGCTACCGCTTCCCGGGCACCGACGGCTCGGTGATCTACAACTCCGACATGTTCGGCATGTTCAACGTGCCGGAGGATCGCAAGGCCGCCCAGGTCGCGCTGGCCACCGCCACCTTGTCGAAAAGCTTCCAGTCGGCCTTCAACGTGGTGAAGGGTTCGGTCCCGGCCCGCACCGACGTGCCGGACACCGACTTCGACGCTTGCGGCAAGAAGGGCATCGCCGACCTGAAGAAGGCCAACGAAGGCGGCACGCTGTTCGGCTCGCTGGCGCAGGGCTACGGCGCTCCGCCCGCCGTCGCCAACGCCTACAAGGACGTCGTGTCGAAATTCGTCCATGGTCAGATCAAGAGCTCCGACGAGGCCGTGACCGAGCTGGTCAAGGCGATCGACGACGCCAAGTAA
- a CDS encoding aldehyde dehydrogenase family protein has protein sequence MNAPLNIAMPAEASQAPQPYKLLIGGKHVDASDGRSIERASPGHGFVVSRYAQAGAAEVEAAVQAAHRAFETGPWPRMKASERAAVLLKAADLIESRLEQIARLDALESGKPIAQARGEIGGAVDIWRYAASLARTLHGESYANLGDDMLGVVLREPIGVVSIITPWNFPFLIVSQKLPFALAAGCTAVVKPSEMTSASTFVLGDILLEAGLPPGAVNILAGYGSDIGAPMVSHPLVEMVSFTGSTRVGKMTMAAASNSLKKVSMELGGKNGQIVFPDADLEAAADAAVFGGFFNAGECCNAGSRLIVHEAIADDFLGAVKALAEKVRVGDPLDNRTKVGAMISADHMERVAGYVAAAQTDGGSVFAGGTRLQSNAGQYLDPTIVRNVTEDMAIAREEVFGPVLSVLTFETIEKALHIANNTPYGLSAGVWSASIDTCMSVARGVRSGTVWVNTFMEGYPELPFGGYKQSGLGRELGKRAVEDYTEEKTIQFHRGQRTGWWVG, from the coding sequence ATGAACGCACCGCTCAACATTGCCATGCCGGCCGAAGCGTCCCAGGCGCCGCAGCCCTACAAGCTCTTGATCGGCGGCAAGCATGTCGACGCCAGCGACGGCCGCAGCATCGAGCGCGCCAGCCCCGGCCATGGTTTTGTCGTGTCCCGCTATGCCCAGGCCGGCGCCGCGGAAGTCGAGGCCGCTGTGCAGGCCGCGCACAGGGCCTTCGAAACCGGACCCTGGCCGCGCATGAAGGCCTCGGAGCGCGCCGCGGTGCTGCTCAAGGCCGCCGACCTGATAGAAAGCCGGCTGGAACAGATCGCCCGGCTCGACGCGCTGGAATCCGGCAAGCCGATCGCCCAGGCGCGCGGCGAGATCGGCGGCGCCGTCGATATCTGGCGCTATGCCGCCTCGCTCGCCCGCACGCTGCATGGCGAAAGCTACGCCAATCTCGGCGACGATATGCTGGGCGTGGTGCTGCGCGAACCGATCGGAGTCGTCTCGATCATCACGCCGTGGAACTTCCCCTTCTTGATCGTCAGCCAGAAACTGCCCTTCGCGCTCGCCGCCGGCTGCACGGCTGTGGTGAAGCCCAGCGAAATGACGTCGGCCTCGACCTTCGTGCTTGGCGACATCCTGCTCGAAGCCGGCTTGCCCCCCGGCGCCGTCAACATCCTCGCCGGCTACGGCTCGGATATCGGCGCGCCGATGGTCAGCCATCCGCTGGTCGAGATGGTCTCCTTCACCGGCTCGACCCGTGTCGGCAAGATGACGATGGCCGCCGCCTCCAATTCGCTTAAGAAGGTCTCGATGGAACTCGGCGGCAAGAACGGCCAGATCGTCTTCCCCGACGCCGACCTCGAAGCGGCGGCGGACGCCGCGGTGTTCGGCGGCTTCTTCAACGCCGGCGAATGCTGCAATGCCGGCAGCCGCCTGATCGTGCATGAGGCGATCGCCGACGACTTCCTTGGCGCAGTCAAGGCGCTGGCTGAAAAGGTCCGCGTCGGCGATCCGCTCGACAACCGCACCAAGGTCGGCGCCATGATCTCGGCCGATCATATGGAAAGGGTAGCCGGCTATGTTGCGGCGGCGCAAACTGACGGCGGCAGCGTTTTCGCCGGCGGCACCCGGCTTCAATCCAACGCCGGCCAATATCTCGATCCGACTATCGTCCGTAACGTCACGGAAGACATGGCGATCGCGCGCGAGGAAGTGTTCGGTCCGGTGCTGTCCGTGCTCACTTTTGAAACGATTGAAAAGGCATTGCACATTGCCAACAACACGCCCTATGGTTTGTCTGCAGGGGTGTGGAGCGCCAGCATCGACACATGCATGTCGGTGGCGCGCGGTGTGCGTTCGGGGACGGTCTGGGTGAACACGTTCATGGAAGGTTACCCAGAGCTGCCTTTCGGGGGTTACAAGCAGTCCGGTCTGGGACGCGAACTCGGCAAACGCGCTGTCGAGGATTATACCGAGGAAAAGACCATCCAGTTTCATCGCGGCCAGCGTACCGGTTGGTGGGTCGGCTGA
- a CDS encoding enoyl-CoA hydratase/isomerase family protein, with protein sequence MAELVTFEQDGAIGIVTLRRPEKFNALDIPMLRALEAALDEAERAEGVRAVLIRGEGKGFCAGGDVEAWGAMSAADFQVQWVRYGHRVFDRLARLRQPTIAVLSGHALGGGLELAAACDFRVAETQIKLGFPETSIGVVPGWSGTQRAVRRFGAQIVRRMAIGGEIFLAADALADGIVDRLVETGKAFDEARSWAEKIAERGPLATEAAKLMIGVAEGEEDAAATEALASGFIALTGDLKAGVGAFKARQKPAFSRS encoded by the coding sequence ATGGCTGAACTCGTAACTTTCGAGCAGGATGGCGCGATCGGCATCGTCACGCTGCGCCGGCCGGAAAAGTTCAACGCGCTCGACATCCCGATGCTGCGTGCCCTGGAAGCAGCGCTCGACGAGGCGGAGCGGGCCGAGGGCGTCCGCGCCGTTCTCATCCGTGGCGAAGGCAAGGGCTTTTGCGCCGGCGGCGACGTCGAAGCCTGGGGCGCGATGAGCGCCGCCGATTTTCAGGTGCAATGGGTGCGCTATGGCCACCGCGTCTTCGACCGGCTGGCGCGGCTCCGGCAACCGACCATCGCGGTTCTGTCCGGCCATGCGCTGGGTGGCGGGCTGGAGCTGGCGGCCGCTTGCGATTTCCGCGTCGCCGAAACGCAGATAAAACTCGGCTTCCCCGAAACCTCTATCGGCGTCGTTCCCGGATGGTCGGGCACGCAACGCGCCGTGCGCCGCTTCGGTGCACAGATCGTGCGCCGGATGGCGATTGGCGGCGAGATTTTCCTGGCGGCCGACGCGCTGGCGGACGGCATCGTCGACCGGCTGGTCGAAACCGGCAAGGCTTTCGACGAAGCCAGAAGCTGGGCCGAAAAGATCGCCGAGCGCGGCCCGCTGGCGACCGAGGCCGCCAAGCTGATGATCGGCGTTGCCGAGGGCGAGGAAGACGCAGCCGCGACCGAGGCGCTGGCCAGCGGCTTCATTGCGCTGACGGGCGACCTCAAAGCCGGCGTCGGCGCCTTCAAGGCCAGGCAGAAGCCGGCCTTTTCGAGATCCTAG
- a CDS encoding acyl CoA:acetate/3-ketoacid CoA transferase, giving the protein MSKLVSAAYAASLIKDGMVVSVSSSSGLGCPDAVLAAIGERFDAEGHPKAITTLHPIAAGDMYGIKGIDHLAKPGLLKRTLCGSYPSGPSSAEPPQIWKMIGDNSVAAYNVPSGILFDMHREAAAKRPGVLTKVGLDTFADPRHQGCAMNAAASEPIVSVEQFDGEEWLYFRSIVPNISIIRATSADERGNLTYEHEGAYLGGLEQALAARNNGGIVIAQVKRVVENGTLKPHDVRVPGVLVDHIVVAPDQLQTTQTPYDPAISGEIFRPLSSFRTPEVNIQKVIARRVAMELRDGMAVNIGFGISANVPRILLEEGQHGKVTWVIEQGAVGGVPLLDFKFGCASNAEAIMPSPHQFIYFQAGGFDASLLSFLQIDRHGSVNVSKLSARPHVTAGAGGFVDITARARKIVFSGFFNAGAKLSLANGAIRIDQEGKVKKVVEEVEHISFSGKRAVAQGQDITYVTERCVMKLTPDGLMVTELAPGVDLERDVLAQAEIPLSVANDLKVTPAALYQNRPIGLSLNGGASLGGAHG; this is encoded by the coding sequence TTGAGCAAGCTCGTCTCGGCGGCATACGCCGCCAGCCTGATCAAGGACGGCATGGTCGTCTCGGTATCGTCGTCGAGCGGCCTCGGCTGCCCCGACGCCGTGCTTGCCGCGATCGGCGAGCGCTTCGACGCGGAAGGCCATCCGAAGGCGATCACGACGCTGCATCCGATCGCCGCCGGCGACATGTATGGCATCAAGGGCATCGACCATCTCGCCAAGCCCGGCCTGTTGAAGCGCACGCTGTGCGGCTCCTATCCGTCCGGCCCCTCCTCCGCCGAGCCGCCACAGATCTGGAAGATGATCGGCGACAATTCAGTCGCGGCCTACAACGTGCCGTCGGGCATCCTGTTCGACATGCATCGCGAGGCTGCCGCCAAGCGCCCCGGCGTGCTGACCAAGGTCGGCCTCGATACGTTCGCCGATCCGCGCCACCAGGGCTGCGCCATGAACGCCGCCGCCAGCGAGCCGATCGTGTCGGTTGAGCAGTTCGACGGCGAGGAATGGCTCTACTTCCGCTCGATCGTGCCGAATATCTCAATCATCCGCGCCACCTCCGCCGACGAGCGCGGCAACCTCACCTACGAGCATGAGGGTGCCTATCTCGGCGGGTTGGAGCAGGCGCTTGCCGCCCGCAACAATGGCGGCATTGTCATTGCGCAGGTGAAGCGCGTCGTCGAGAACGGCACGCTGAAGCCGCACGACGTCCGCGTTCCCGGCGTGCTGGTCGACCATATCGTGGTGGCGCCCGATCAGTTGCAGACGACGCAGACGCCTTACGACCCGGCGATCTCGGGCGAGATCTTCCGGCCACTGTCGAGTTTCCGCACGCCGGAGGTGAACATCCAGAAGGTGATCGCGCGCCGCGTCGCCATGGAATTGCGCGACGGCATGGCCGTCAACATCGGCTTCGGCATCTCCGCCAACGTGCCTCGCATCCTTCTCGAGGAAGGCCAGCACGGCAAGGTCACCTGGGTGATCGAGCAGGGCGCGGTCGGCGGCGTACCGCTGCTCGACTTCAAGTTCGGCTGCGCCTCGAATGCCGAGGCGATCATGCCCTCGCCGCACCAATTCATCTATTTCCAGGCCGGCGGCTTCGACGCCTCGCTGCTCTCCTTCCTGCAGATCGACCGCCACGGCTCGGTCAATGTCTCGAAACTTTCGGCGCGGCCCCATGTCACCGCCGGCGCGGGTGGCTTCGTCGACATCACGGCGCGGGCGAGGAAGATCGTCTTCTCCGGCTTCTTCAATGCCGGCGCGAAACTCTCGCTGGCCAATGGCGCGATCCGCATCGACCAGGAAGGCAAGGTCAAGAAAGTGGTCGAGGAGGTCGAGCACATTTCCTTCTCCGGCAAGAGGGCCGTCGCGCAGGGACAGGACATCACCTATGTCACCGAGCGCTGCGTCATGAAGCTGACGCCCGACGGCTTGATGGTCACGGAGCTTGCCCCTGGCGTGGACCTCGAACGCGATGTGCTGGCGCAGGCCGAGATCCCGCTCTCCGTCGCCAACGACCTCAAGGTCACGCCTGCGGCGCTCTATCAGAACCGGCCGATCGGTCTGTCGCTCAACGGCGGTGCTTCGCTCGGAGGCGCGCATGGCTGA
- a CDS encoding Gfo/Idh/MocA family oxidoreductase — protein sequence MSTRWGLIGASTIAKQFMISAIRAQANGEIAAVMSSNAERAEAYARENGIPAAVSTLDALLNSDIDAVYISTTNELHLEQGMAAIKAGKHVLCEKPLALTSADAKTMVSAAKNAGIVFGTNHHLRNAGAHRAMREAIAAGRIGKPIAARVFHSVFLPENLQGWRITRPEAGGGVVLDITVHDADTLRFVLGDDPVEVSAFTQSAGMAGSGLEDGAMCIWRFKSGVIAQSHEGFTTKYAGTGFEVHGTEGSLIAANVMTQKPIGSVLLRTASGEEELSFDREDLYTRSVRQFHAAIRGEGQPSATGEDGIWSLASAEAALQSSKTGKAVTIDPQLGSLD from the coding sequence ATGAGCACGCGATGGGGACTAATCGGCGCCAGCACGATCGCCAAGCAGTTCATGATCAGCGCCATCCGCGCGCAGGCCAATGGCGAGATCGCAGCCGTGATGAGTTCGAACGCGGAGCGCGCGGAGGCCTACGCCCGCGAGAACGGCATTCCGGCCGCCGTCTCGACCCTCGACGCTCTGCTCAACTCGGACATCGACGCCGTCTACATCTCCACCACCAACGAATTGCATCTTGAGCAGGGCATGGCCGCGATCAAGGCGGGCAAGCATGTGCTGTGCGAAAAGCCGCTGGCGCTGACTAGCGCCGATGCTAAGACGATGGTTTCGGCAGCGAAGAACGCCGGCATCGTCTTCGGTACCAATCATCACCTGCGCAACGCCGGCGCTCATCGCGCCATGCGAGAGGCGATCGCCGCCGGCCGCATCGGCAAGCCGATCGCGGCGCGCGTCTTCCACTCGGTCTTTCTGCCGGAGAACCTGCAAGGCTGGCGTATCACCAGGCCCGAGGCCGGCGGCGGCGTGGTGCTCGACATCACGGTGCACGATGCCGACACGCTGCGCTTCGTGCTCGGCGACGATCCGGTCGAGGTTTCGGCCTTCACGCAATCGGCCGGCATGGCTGGAAGCGGGCTGGAGGACGGCGCCATGTGCATCTGGCGCTTCAAGTCCGGCGTCATCGCCCAATCGCATGAGGGCTTCACCACGAAATATGCCGGCACCGGCTTCGAGGTGCACGGGACGGAAGGCTCGCTGATCGCCGCCAATGTGATGACGCAGAAGCCGATCGGCTCGGTGCTGCTGCGCACCGCGAGCGGCGAGGAAGAGCTGAGCTTCGACCGCGAGGACCTCTATACCCGCTCGGTCCGCCAGTTCCACGCCGCGATCCGCGGCGAAGGCCAGCCTTCCGCCACCGGCGAGGACGGCATCTGGTCGCTGGCTTCGGCCGAAGCCGCGCTGCAATCGTCGAAGACCGGCAAGGCTGTGACCATCGACCCGCAACTTGGGAGCCTCGATTGA
- a CDS encoding LacI family DNA-binding transcriptional regulator, with translation MASRAKATILDIAREAGVSKSTVSLVLQGSGLIRPETAVKVRKAIEDVGYVYNRGAANLRKAHSNVIGMVINDLTNPFFAELAVGMERVFQAAGVVPFIANTAENPVRQEEVLKSMMEQGVAGLIVSPARGTTPGAFRRIEAAGVPVVFAMRRLPESRIPAIAPDNRRGACLATEHLIRKGHRRLAFFGGSSDLVVYQERLGGFLEACEAFAIPVADRTIVEGETSRKGGMACLETALVMPEPPTAALCFNDAVAFGVMLALRKRGLEAGADFAVVGFDDVAEAEHYSPALTSVAVDTAGLGERAAHVMLKMIQSRTTRAEDHIGAVSLVVRESSGPNRNSQVGDAA, from the coding sequence ATGGCCAGCCGGGCCAAGGCGACGATCCTGGACATCGCCCGCGAGGCCGGCGTATCCAAATCGACGGTGTCGCTCGTACTGCAGGGCAGCGGGCTGATCCGGCCTGAAACCGCGGTCAAGGTGCGCAAGGCGATCGAGGATGTCGGCTATGTCTACAACCGCGGCGCCGCCAATCTGCGCAAGGCCCATTCCAACGTCATCGGCATGGTGATCAACGATCTCACCAACCCCTTTTTCGCCGAGCTTGCGGTCGGCATGGAGCGCGTGTTTCAGGCGGCAGGCGTCGTCCCCTTCATAGCCAACACGGCGGAGAACCCGGTACGCCAGGAAGAGGTGCTGAAATCGATGATGGAGCAGGGTGTGGCCGGCCTGATCGTCTCGCCGGCGCGCGGCACGACGCCTGGGGCTTTCCGGCGCATCGAAGCGGCTGGCGTGCCCGTGGTGTTCGCCATGCGCAGGCTGCCCGAAAGCCGCATCCCGGCGATCGCCCCCGACAATCGTCGCGGCGCCTGCCTTGCCACCGAGCATCTGATCCGCAAGGGCCATCGCCGCCTCGCCTTCTTCGGCGGTTCGTCCGACCTCGTCGTCTATCAGGAGCGTCTGGGCGGGTTCCTCGAAGCCTGCGAGGCGTTCGCCATCCCCGTTGCAGACCGGACGATCGTCGAGGGCGAGACCAGCCGCAAGGGCGGCATGGCCTGCCTGGAGACGGCGCTGGTCATGCCCGAACCGCCGACGGCGGCCCTTTGCTTCAACGACGCGGTTGCCTTCGGTGTCATGCTGGCATTGCGCAAGCGCGGCCTCGAGGCGGGAGCGGACTTCGCCGTCGTCGGCTTCGACGACGTCGCCGAGGCCGAGCATTACAGCCCGGCGCTGACCAGCGTTGCCGTCGACACCGCGGGGCTGGGCGAGCGCGCCGCCCACGTGATGCTGAAGATGATCCAGTCGCGCACCACGCGCGCCGAGGACCATATCGGCGCCGTCAGCCTGGTCGTGCGGGAAAGCAGCGGGCCAAACCGCAACAGCCAGGTGGGAGACGCGGCATGA
- a CDS encoding dihydrodipicolinate synthase family protein, which yields MDIILPAANGDQIGYRLVGKPVEPSKNAHFSRIAYAAAHVVADPIAMTNPWSRPAVDWDKTMAFRHHLWRLGFRIAEAMDTSQRGMGFDWASAKELIRRSVAEARTVPGADLASGAGTDHLAPAAVKTLDDVIGAYEEQFGFIEGEGGKAIMMASRALAAVAKGPDDYTRVYDRILSQASGKVILHWLGDMFDPALRGYWGSSDFDAALDTVVAIIERHADKVEGIKISLLDAEKEVQLRDRLPEGVVMFTGDDFNYPELIAGDGRRHSHALLGIFDAIAPVANAALAKLAEGDKAGYDALMAPTVPLSRKIFEAPTEYYKAGIVFMAWLNGHQDHFTMIGGMQSARGICHYADVFRLADQAGLLADPDLASARMKSLLATAGI from the coding sequence ATGGACATCATCTTGCCTGCGGCAAACGGCGACCAGATCGGCTACCGGCTCGTCGGCAAGCCGGTCGAGCCGAGCAAGAACGCGCATTTTTCGCGCATCGCCTATGCCGCCGCCCATGTCGTCGCCGACCCCATCGCCATGACCAATCCGTGGTCGCGGCCAGCGGTCGACTGGGACAAGACCATGGCGTTCCGTCATCATCTGTGGCGGCTCGGCTTCCGCATCGCCGAGGCCATGGACACCTCTCAGCGCGGCATGGGTTTCGATTGGGCGAGCGCCAAGGAGTTGATCCGCCGCTCGGTCGCCGAGGCCAGAACAGTGCCGGGCGCCGACCTTGCTTCAGGGGCGGGGACCGATCACCTGGCGCCGGCGGCGGTCAAAACGCTCGACGACGTCATCGGCGCCTATGAGGAGCAGTTCGGCTTCATCGAAGGCGAGGGCGGCAAGGCGATCATGATGGCGAGCCGCGCGCTGGCGGCGGTGGCAAAAGGGCCGGACGATTATACCCGGGTCTACGACCGCATCCTGTCGCAGGCCTCCGGCAAGGTCATCCTGCACTGGCTCGGCGACATGTTCGATCCGGCGCTCAGGGGCTATTGGGGCAGCAGCGATTTCGACGCGGCACTGGATACGGTCGTCGCCATCATCGAGCGGCATGCAGACAAGGTCGAGGGCATCAAGATATCGCTGCTCGATGCCGAGAAGGAAGTGCAGTTGCGCGACCGGCTGCCCGAGGGTGTCGTGATGTTCACCGGCGACGACTTCAACTATCCGGAGCTGATCGCCGGCGACGGCAGGCGGCATTCGCACGCGCTGCTCGGCATCTTCGACGCCATCGCGCCCGTGGCCAATGCCGCGCTGGCGAAGCTGGCTGAAGGCGACAAGGCCGGCTATGACGCGCTGATGGCGCCGACCGTGCCGCTGTCGCGAAAAATCTTCGAAGCGCCGACCGAATACTACAAGGCCGGCATCGTCTTCATGGCTTGGTTGAACGGGCATCAGGACCATTTCACCATGATCGGCGGCATGCAGTCGGCGCGCGGCATATGCCACTATGCGGACGTGTTCCGCCTAGCCGACCAGGCAGGCCTGCTGGCCGATCCCGATCTTGCCTCCGCCAGGATGAAGAGCCTGCTGGCGACGGCCGGCATCTGA